From one Pseudomonas fluorescens genomic stretch:
- the nagA gene encoding N-acetylglucosamine-6-phosphate deacetylase: MSEHNILTPTGWVRGRLLLRDGRVAAIDGQPCDPQSNDLPYLLPGFIDLHVHGGGGSDVMEGAQAFATIARTHVRFGTTSLLATTMTAPKEELTRVLGALGEYARQPRSDGARVLGVHLEGPYINPGKLGAQPNFAHLGMLEEVDTYLALAPIKVITIAPEIAGHLPLIRALSERGVRLQIGHTLGSYEEGVAALEAGATSFTHLYNAMSPLHHREPGIVGAALAHARFAELIPDLLHVHPGAIRVALRSIPCLYCVTDSTAAAGMPDGEYKLGSHTVTKCLGGVRLPDGTLAGSTLTMDLALRNLVKIGLPLAEASQRLSQFPADYLGLEARGRLQPGSWADAVSLDRNLNLIGVMVEGEHLEL, translated from the coding sequence ATGAGCGAACACAACATACTCACCCCGACGGGCTGGGTACGCGGACGCCTGTTGCTGCGTGACGGCCGCGTCGCCGCCATCGACGGCCAGCCATGCGACCCGCAGAGCAACGATCTGCCCTACCTGCTGCCCGGTTTCATCGACCTGCACGTGCACGGCGGCGGTGGCAGTGACGTCATGGAAGGCGCCCAGGCGTTCGCCACCATCGCTCGCACCCACGTGCGCTTCGGCACTACTTCGCTGCTAGCCACCACCATGACCGCGCCGAAGGAAGAGCTGACCCGGGTGCTCGGCGCGCTCGGCGAGTACGCCCGCCAGCCGCGCAGCGATGGCGCCCGGGTCCTGGGCGTGCATCTGGAAGGTCCGTACATCAACCCCGGCAAGCTCGGCGCACAGCCGAACTTCGCTCACCTGGGGATGCTCGAAGAGGTCGACACCTACCTGGCCCTGGCACCGATCAAAGTGATCACCATTGCCCCGGAAATCGCCGGCCACCTGCCGTTGATACGCGCCTTGAGCGAACGCGGCGTGCGCCTGCAAATCGGCCACACCCTGGGCAGCTACGAAGAAGGCGTGGCGGCCCTTGAAGCCGGCGCCACCAGCTTTACCCACCTGTACAACGCCATGAGCCCGCTGCACCACCGCGAGCCGGGCATCGTCGGTGCGGCCCTGGCCCATGCGCGCTTTGCCGAACTGATCCCCGACCTGCTGCATGTGCACCCCGGCGCCATCCGCGTGGCCCTGCGCTCGATCCCCTGCCTGTACTGCGTGACCGATTCCACCGCCGCCGCCGGCATGCCCGATGGCGAGTACAAGCTCGGCAGCCACACCGTGACCAAATGCCTGGGCGGCGTGCGCCTGCCCGACGGCACCCTGGCCGGCAGCACCCTGACCATGGACCTGGCCCTGCGCAATCTGGTGAAGATCGGCCTGCCCCTGGCCGAAGCCTCCCAGCGCCTGTCGCAATTCCCCGCCGATTACCTCGGTCTGGAAGCACGCGGGCGCCTGCAGCCCGGTAGCTGGGCCGACGCCGTCAGCCTGGATCGCAACCTCAACCTGATCGGCGTAATGGTCGAAGGAGAACACCTTGAGCTCTAA